Within Bacillus sp. Marseille-Q1617, the genomic segment AGAGTTGAACAGTGACAGTACGCCAGGGGCGAACCCGTGCCATGTGAGCGTGGATCATGAAAGCCGTACGGTGGTGGCGGCCAATTATCATACGAAGATGGTGGAATCCTACCTGACGAATGAAGACGGCTCCCTGAAAGAGCTTGTTTCAAGCATCGAGCATGAAGGGTCCGGCCCGCATGAGAGACAGGAGAAGCCTCACATGCATTATTCAGGTTTCACTCCGGACGGGAAGTACGTGATCGCGATCGACCTGGGGAGCGACCGTATTTATACATATTCCGCCAACCAGGGTGAGTTAACCGAGGTTTCTGTATTTGAAACAAAGCCTGGAAGCGGCCCTCGCCATATAGCGTTCCATCCGAACGGGAAATTTGCCTATGTGATGACGGAGCTCAGCTCTGAGGTCCTTGTGCTGCATTATGATGAGAGTGACGGCAGCTTTTCGGAACAACAGTATATCCCGACGATTCCTGGGAATTTCAATGAGACGAATGACGGAAGTGCCATTCATGTTTCCCCTGATGGCCACTATGTGTACGCTGGCAACCGCGGGCATAACAGCATCGCGGTATTTAAGGCAGATCAGGATTCAGGTGAATTGATGTTTGTGGAATGGACATCGACGGAAGGGAACTGGCCACGTGATTTTGTGATGGATCCGACAGGGGATTTCCTGGTCGCAACCAACCAAAAATCGAACACAATGGCATTGTTCAGAAGAAATAAGGAAACCGGCAAGCTTCACCTTCTCCAATCAGGCGTCAAAGTACCAGAGCCTGTGTGCTTGAAGTTCCTGGATGCTTAAAAAGGAAAGCAGCCCGGCCCCCCTCATTGTGACGGGGCCGGGCTTTTTTGTATTTTTTTAAAAATAGCACATAATCACCCCAGGGAATGAGGATAGATAAAGAGACAGGCAGGCACTCTTCGGTACGAAAATGTAAGGGAGGGTATCTTTTTGAAACCATTGGATAACGATTTTTCCCAAA encodes:
- a CDS encoding lactonase family protein, producing the protein MTKYIGYVGTYTKQESKGVYQFTLDTAKEEITDVKLAAEVDNPTYVTVSGDKKNLYAVSKEGENGGVTAFHVDPENGALTELNSDSTPGANPCHVSVDHESRTVVAANYHTKMVESYLTNEDGSLKELVSSIEHEGSGPHERQEKPHMHYSGFTPDGKYVIAIDLGSDRIYTYSANQGELTEVSVFETKPGSGPRHIAFHPNGKFAYVMTELSSEVLVLHYDESDGSFSEQQYIPTIPGNFNETNDGSAIHVSPDGHYVYAGNRGHNSIAVFKADQDSGELMFVEWTSTEGNWPRDFVMDPTGDFLVATNQKSNTMALFRRNKETGKLHLLQSGVKVPEPVCLKFLDA